A region from the Vespula pensylvanica isolate Volc-1 chromosome 9, ASM1446617v1, whole genome shotgun sequence genome encodes:
- the LOC122631807 gene encoding cell division control protein 6 homolog produces the protein MTSKQTTISFPIRKKCSFYGTKQNDTKEDFSNATVRSTPTKYIPTVKKIVTLSSSESESDSDSENVKTNKVNTKENRSNDSVKTPRRVRKSDDSQDDHSASPPKQRKQERSYSLTPSTLLDKLDLSLDEKKEKLIPKKLFGSDKYRNARKALHSSVSENLPGRETELIKLQEFIREHLENESSASLYVSGPPGTGKTACLSKIIQQPEFNSKFKVIYINCTTMKSAATIYSKIIQELGMPAPKSSKSSKAIIEKYLMSNHKMLLLILDEIDQLESKNQSILYSIFEWPSKRDTKLILIGIANALDLTDRILPRLQMKCELKPQLMNFPPYTKQQICNIVSTRLSEANVSDVLTGPTLQLLAGKVAAISGDIRRALDISRRVIERAESHWTAQILQPVNNTGSPRKDQAMNEKSVDIKDVVTVLNGVYGGTQNIDKEESTLPLQQKLLLCSFMLILNKGRNKDVTIGKLHEIYKKVCKKRNIHAIDISEFVCLCTLIETRGVLKIIKKKEARLSKLSLQWDQEEIGAALKDRNMMAEIINDVSCL, from the exons ATGACTAGTAAACAAACAACTATATCCTTTCCAATACGAAAAAAGTGTTCTTTTTATGGTACCAAACAAAATGACACGAAAGAAGATTTTTCTAACGCGACTGTGAGAAGTACTCCTACAAAATATATACCAACAGTAAAGAAGATAGTTACTTTAAGTAGCAGTGAATCTGAATCTGATTCAGACTCAGAGAATGTTAAGACAAATAAGGTGAATactaaagaaaatagaagtaaTGATAGTGTTAAAACACCAAGACGTGTACGAAAATCTGATGATTCTCAAG atGATCATAGTGCTTCACCACCAAAGCaaagaaaacaggaaagaTCTTATTCTTTAACTCCATCAACTCTCTTAGACAAACTTGATTTATcattagatgaaaaaaaagaaaaacttattccaaaaaaattatttgggTCAGATAAATATCGTAATGCTCGTAAAGCTTTACATAGTTCTGTTTCTGAAAATTTGCCTGGAAGAGAAACAgagttaattaaattacaagAATTTATTCGAGAACATTTAGAAAATGAATCTTCTGCATCACTTTATGTTTCTGGACCTCCAGGTACTGGAAAAACTGCTTGCCTTTCTAAAATAATCCAACAACCAgaatttaattcaaaatttaaaGTCATTTATATAAACTGTACTACAATGAAATCAGCTGCTactatttattcaaaaattatacaaGAGTTAGGTATGCCTGCACCAAAATCTAGTAAAAGTAGCAAAGCGATAattgagaaatatttgatGTCCAACCACAAAATGTTACTTTTAATTCTTGATGAAATAGATCAATTGGAAAGCAAAAAtcaatctattttatattccatATTTGAATGGCCATCAAAACGCGATACAAAACTTATCTTAATTGGCATTGCTAATGCTCTGGATTTGACAGATAGAATTTTACCACGTTTACAAATGAAGTGTGAGTTAAAGCCACAGCTGATGAATTTTCCTCCATATACGAAACAgcaaatatgtaatattgtatCTACAAGACTCAGTGAAGCAAATGTGTCTGATGTGTTGACTGGACCAACATTACAATTGTTAGCTGGAAAAGTTGCTGCCATTTCAGGAGATATAAGAAGAGCATTAGATATAAGTAGAAGAGTTATTGAGCGTGCAGAATCACATTGGACAGCACAAATTTTACAGCCTGTAAATAATACAGGTAGTCCAAGGAAAGATCAAGCCATGAATGAGAAGTCAGTTGATATAAAAGATGTAGTAACAGTATTAAATGGAGTTTATGGAGGTACTCAAAAcattgataaagaagaaagcacACTTCCCTtacaacaaaaattattattatgttccTTTATGCTTATTTTAAATAAGGGACGAAATAAAGATGTTACAATAGGAAAG TTAcacgaaatttataaaaaagtatgcAAGAAGCGAAATATTCATGCTATAGATATTTCTGAATTTGTATGTTTATGTACGTTAATAGAAACTAGAggagtattaaaaataataaagaaaaaggaggctcgtttatcaaaattaaGTTTACAATGGGATCAAGAAGAAATTGGTGCAGCattaaaagatagaaatatgatGGCTGAAATAATCAATGATGTATCTTgcttataa
- the LOC122631678 gene encoding uncharacterized protein LOC122631678 codes for MSKSIPVCPKKSSKCLEIPLKSIEQIYLVFLIPTIINCIIYIIHFSADLVVAIQHFRENNPIWGSCTLSLMYAPAIVYFILTISRPDWWMTDDDKLTKGISIWFFLQICQLIGFPFFALYRYAGLIVMAVDAIILTGEKRSKTLNTSAAPASIELYFFLQAWFQAAPQAIFQTHLLFREYTVQRSFQSIVVHVLCILMSIVIVAIETTAFQRFESQRVNGRKLPWAMWLKKYCVEELQYLEEKTPLQLPNITEDNAAVVNSKEELNQEDENKKQSTEEKSETEITITLDRQISVTPPLPPKNVHVTPPPTPLRGITTVVPLPVPDIPAPPRPDSIVKTTEHQDIENAKTISIIEQNQKLTNSNQSLKVPKRKHSTKGLEEDDPVGKFLSFLWWFFFILARILAISICYEFYPYYLLGMLGIHYSIMLIYLFYYASYYDVITFFINLWLGLIYIVSMIEYKIKFKYADKWLLPYYIFIIIQNTVFTLTWYFHAEWDGFWYNYALCTIFISMALCISSTIVYHVLFKPKKRRVYSS; via the exons atgtcaaAGTCAATTCCAGTTTGTCCGAAAAAGTCATCTAAATGTTTAGAAATACCTTTAAAATCTATAGAACAAATTTATTTGGTTTTCTTGATaccaacaataataaattgtattatttatatcattcacTTTTCTGCTGATCTAGTTGTTGCTATACAACATTTTAGAGAAAATAATCCAATATGGGGATCTtgtactctttctcttatgtATGCTCCTGctatagtatattttatactaaCTATTTCAAGACCAGATTGGTGGATGACAGATGAtgataaattaacaaaagGAATTTCCATTTGGTTCTTTCTTCAGATATGTCAGCTTATTGGATTTCCATTTTTTGCACTTTACAG atatgctGGACTTATTGTTATGGCAGTGGATGCTATCATCTTGacaggagaaaaaagatctaaaACACTAAACACCTCTGCTGCACCTGCATCCATtgaattatacttttttttacaagccTGGTTTCAAGCTGCACCTCAAGCTATATTCCAGACACATTTACTTTTTAGAGAATATACAGTTCAGCGCAGTTTTCAATCAA taGTTGTACATGTGCTATGTATTCTTATGTCTATTGTGATAGTTGCAATTGAAACAACTGCTTTCCAAAGATTTGAAAGTCAACGAGTCAATGGTAGAAAGCTTCCATGGGCAATgtggttaaaaaaatattgcgttgag gaaCTTCAATATCTTGAAGAAAAAACTCCATTACAATTACCTAACATAACAGAAGATAATGCAGCTGTTGTTAACTCGAAGGAAGAATTAAATcaagaagatgaaaataaaaaacaatctaCTGAAGAGAAATCAGAAACGGAAATAACAATTACTTTGGATCGACAAATATCCGTAACTCCGCCGCTACCACCGAAAAACGTTCATGTAACTCCTCCTCCTACACCTCTTAGAGGAATTACTACAGTTGTACCATTACCTGTACCAGATATACCAGCACCTCCTCGTCCAGATTCTATTGTAAAAACTACAGAGCATCAGGATATAGAAAATGCAAAAACGATTTCTATTATAGAACAAAATCAGAAATTAACTAATAGTAATCAAAGTTTAAAAGTTCCAAAAAGGAAACATTCTACTAAAGGATTAGAAGAAGATGATCCAGTTGgcaaatttctctcttttctttggtggtttttttttatcttagcACGGATCCTTGCTATAAGCATATGTTATGAGTTTTatccatattatttattaggcATGCTTGGCATCCATTATAGTATCATgttgatatatcttttttattatgctTCATATTATGATGTCAtcacatttttcattaatctctGGCTTGGCTTAATTTATATTGTCAGTATGAttgaatacaaaattaaatttaaatatgcaGATAAATGGTTATTaccatattatattttcattataattcaaAATACTGTCTTTACACTAACATGGTATTTTCATGCAGAATGGGACGGATTTTGGTATAATTATGCATtatgtacaatttttatcaGTATGGCACTTTGTATTTCATCAACTATAGTCTATCATGTTCTATTTAAAccaaagaaacgaagagtaTATAGTAGTTGA
- the LOC122631586 gene encoding ubiquitin carboxyl-terminal hydrolase 35, translating to MGTGQIKRDIERSLNLIVTGKESEIAEGWEKLQKLDGNQVYSQLNTCLDILRRILKERITNVNEIPRIISWFCKHVIRNASDGSTFVSDLIIFLKNTHIKDVYNLTTILHPLIIYDTYFCESGNYIELCETIVISLASLSTPYQPLKDDEFNDNVIKIQSFLKKICSNTKNVHSEDPTFVCLKTLYKIISDKERIQEPALALATVLQLTEPSFIPRAVNWILSESLCDDKLVQALKVLCTWFPEWKGDRLGRWIMEFILGLERKQKDAILIEVTEATLSTMFPALLEPVLRRNASEIIFHILKRQGSLRLLHIIISTMDMILFQLVKENSESSRECIQEMINIRTALTTRHINPKTYIFPQINLQVMPQRNVVREILIGPTWTNEKELDSFVEPPKSIIGKVGLSNLGNICYMNSVLQALVMTREFCHEVLNYKPSNDSGEQVILKKLQNLFALLLYSNRISLAPTEIWNACRPASFLPGQQQDSSEFLCHLLDMLHEQEKCGGNDLSGCQYKVERQDNESPPMEEAGIIKRWTTEENLTGSTILQRKTQSLADFTQGEELSQTQHLSDSHSDSTDSGIQSVGGEEINIQASLVHRVLGGESKITYQCAQCDTSSHNTDKFRDLQLCFPEEIHENQKVSVQDLINYYLTPEKLTGENKYRCDKCMRLCDAQRIIKILQAPAHLILTLKHFHYDFESRLRTKLRHKVIYNDIIQLPVSTQPNPINETYQLYAAVVHSGYSMDYGHYFTYACDSKQNWYKFNDSYVSYTSLEDFKDLKPPDTPYILFYEKLGSSNGIYEDKLELSTLSKHIQDIVAKDKAAYIEESRHQSEKSQQSRYQPTFLRRSDNSDDENPPSSSCRGAVNIQTNSFLC from the exons ATGGGTACGGGACAAATAAAGCGTGATATCGAGCGTAGCTTGAATTTAATAGTAACGGGGAAAGAGTCGGAGATTGCTGAGGGATGGGAAAAGTTACAGAAGCTCGACGGTAATCAGGTATATAGTCAATTAAATACCTGTCTTGATATTTTGAGGCGtattttaaaagaacgaaTCACGAATGTTAACGAAATCCCTCGCATCATTTCTTGGTTTTGTAAACACGTAATAAGGAATGCTTCGGATGGCAGTACATTCGTCagtgatttaattatattcttgaAGAATACACACATCAAGGACGTGTACAATTTGACGACAATTCTTCATCCattgattatttatgataCTTATTTTTGTGAGTCTGGCAATTACATAGAACTTTGCGAAACGATAGTCATAAGTCTGGCTAGTCTTTCAACGCCTTATCAGCCATTGAAAGACGATGAGTTTAATGATAATGTTATTAAGATTCAgagttttttaaaaaagatatgttcCAATACAAAGAATGTACACAGTGAGGATCCTACTTTTGTATGTTTGAAAACATTGTACAAAATTATATCGGATAAGGAACGGATACAGGAACCAGCTCTTGCATTAGCGACAGTGCTGCAATTGACAGAACCTTCTTTTATACCTCGTGCAGTTAATTGGATCCTTTCAGAATCGCTGTGTGATGATAAACTGGTTCAAGCTTTAAAGGTCTTATGCACTTGGTTTCCAGAATGGAAAGGAGACAGACTTGGCCGTTGGATAATGGAATTTATACTTggtttagaaagaaaacagaaagatgcAATACTTATTGAGGTTACAGAAGCTACATTGAGTACAATGTTCCCAGCTTTATTAGAGCCAGTACTTCGTCGTAATGCTTCAgagattatatttcatattttaaaaagacaaGGCTCATTAcgtttattacatattatcatTAGTACCATggatatgatattatttcaattagtGAAAGAGAATTCAGAATCTAGTAGAGAATGTATAcaagaaatgattaatataaggACAGCTCTTACAACAAGACATATAAATccaaaaacatatatatttccacaaattaatttacaagtaATGCCTCAAAGAAATGTTGTCAGAGAAATACTGATTGGGCCTACCTggacaaatgaaaaagaattagattCTTTTGTAGAACCTCCTAAATCTATAATTGGAAAAGTGGGTCTTTCTAATCTTGggaatatatgttatatgaaCAGTGTATTACAAGCCTTAGTTATGACAAGAGAATTTTGTCATgaagtattaaattataaaccTTCAAATGATAGTGGTGAACAAGTTATATTGAAGAaactacaaaatttatttgctTTGCTATTGTACTCCAATAGAATATCTTTAGCGCCAACTGAAATTTGGAATGCTTGTCGGCCTGCTTCTTTCTTACCTGGTCAACAACAGGATAGTTCAGAATTTCTTTG TCACTTGTTAGATATGCTGCATGAACAAGAGAAATGTGGTGGAAATGATTTAAGTGGTTGCCAATATAAAGTGGAAAGACAAGACAATGAAAGTCCACCAATGGAAGAAGCAGGAATTATTAAGCGTTGGACTACTGAAGAAAATTTAACAGGGAGTACAATTTTACAAAGGAAAACTCAATCATTAGCCGATTTTACTCAAG GTGAAGAGCTATCACAGACGCAACATCTTAGCGATTCTCATTCTGATTCCACAGATAGTGGAATACAATCTGTTggaggagaagaaataaatatacaagcCTCTCTTGTACATAGGGTGTTAGGTGGAGAATCAAAAATTACCTATCAGTGCGCGCAATGTGATACTAGTTCACATAATACAGATAAATTTCGTGATCTTCAATTGTGCTTCCCCGAAGAAATACACGAAAATCAAAAGGTCTCCGTTCAGGatctcattaattattatcttacaCCAGAAAAATTAACcggtgaaaataaatatagatgcGACAAATGTATGAGATTATGTGATGCACAAAGAATTATTAAGATTTTACAAGCGCCTGCACATTTAATTTTAACGCtgaaacattttcattatgaTTTTGAAAGCCGACTAAGAACGAAATTACGAcataaagttatatataatgacaTCATACAATTGCCGGTATCAACTCAACCGAATCCAATAAATGAGACTTATCAACTTTACGCCGCTGTTGTACATTCGGGCTATAGTATGGATTATGGACATTACTTCACGTATGCTTGTGATTCTAAACAGAATTGGTACAAATTTAATGACAGTTATGTTTCTTATACTTCTCTAGAAGATTTCAAAGATTTGAAACCACCAGATACGCCTTATATActcttttatgaaaaattaggATCGTCCAATGGGATTTATGAAGATAAGCTTGAATTGTCTACATTGAGTAAACATATACAAGACATCGTTGCAAAGGATAAAGCGGCATATATAGAAGAATCAAGACATCAATCTGAAAAATCACAACAAAGTCGATACCAACCTACGTTTCTTCGCCGAAGTGATAATTCTGATGATGAAAATCCTCCATCTAGTAGTTGTCGTGGTGCAGTTAATATACAaacaaattcatttctttgttaa
- the LOC122631680 gene encoding ATPase synthesis protein 25, mitochondrial: MNKCILSNLLRARKICKTFVPHKNRCITYSLLKQTRYFSDISPNKLSNEEPTNENENELVSEITSKHKIFHDKDSKVILDVEEEEKRILLDDLRIEKEQEYDPYSGLNLKRGTYGVYDIEDLIMVLRKDNAKNIFVVSVPKEYIYVDYMVIVTGKSQKHMSALAAYVRKVYKLKMHKKDIIPKIEGAKSKDWIALDLGNIALHIFSAAARKQYDLETLWAVGSQYDNQINKPMEADIMEQYNSFLDVFQPENP, from the exons atGAACAAATGTAtcttatcgaatttattacgTGCacgaaaaatatgtaaaacgtTTGTTCCGCACAAAAATAGATGTATCACTTActctttattaaaacaaacaaGATATTTCTCGGATATTAGtccaaataaattatcaaacgAAGAACcaacgaatgaaaatgaaaatgagcTTGTGTCAGAGATTACCtcgaaacataaaatatttcacgacAAAGATTCAAAAGTTATATTAgatgtagaagaagaagaaaaaaggatacttCTAGACGATTTACGTATAGAGAAGGAGCAGGAGTATGATCCCTACAGTGGATTGAATTTAAAGC gtGGCACATATGGAGTGTACGACATAGAAGATCTTATTATGGTTCTTCGAAAGGATAATgcaaaaaatatctttgttgTTTCTGTGCCTAAAGAGTATATCTATGTAGATTATATGGTAATTGTCACAGGTAAATCGCAAAAGCATATGAGTGCTCTTGCTGCATATGTACGTAAAGTTTATAAActaaaaatgcataaaaagGATATTATCCCTAAGATTGAAGGAGCCAAATCTAAAGATTGGATAGCTTTGGACTTAg GAAACATTGCTTTACACATATTCTCAGCTGCTGCTAGAAAACAATATGATTTAGAAACATTATGGGCAGTTGGTTCACAATATGACAATCAAATAAACAAACCAATGGAGGCAGATATTATGGAACAATATAACTCTTTCTTAGATGTATTTCAACCAGAAAAtccataa